ATGTGGTTGCCGGCTAAGAAGCATGGGACAAAAATTAGCGCTTGGCCGTCCTGATAGGGCGGGACACAGAGACAAAGCAGGATACGGCCGGATACGCGTATCCCGTAGTATCTCCTGATTTTCAatttaaagaaaaagaaaaaaagggggaCACGGTGGGACACGTCTGGGACACGGCTCGCCTACTGGATCGaagccatcgccgccgccgcccaataCCTTGCAGCAGTCGCACGCACACTTTCCGTATAACGAGCTTCTCATAGCCTCCTAGGCAGCAGTGAACACGCCGCCGCCTACTGGATCgaagccgtcgccgccgcctggAATCAACCGGCGACCGCTACCCCTAGCACCAGCAACCTCTCCTCCCGACGGCAGGTAACCCCAACTACCCAAACCCAACAGCCTCTCCTCAACCTCATCTCTTTTATTCTGATTTTCTTCAATTGAGCTGCTGGCTGCTGTGTGCTGCTGTTTGCTACGGTGCTACCCATGTTGTGCTGCTCTTTGAATGCCGGTGTTGCTTGTTGTTAGGTAGCAATAGCATGGCATCTGGGAGCGCCACAACCGGTACCGGTAACCAATCGTCCGTGGGTAAGAGTGAAGGGCAGCCAGGTCCTGGTGCTGTACATCCCAAGCATCCTGTGTAGTCTTCTTCAGTCTCTAATACTAGAGCAGCGTTTGATGTGTTTTGCAAGATGGAACTTGCAATGACATGGGACTATGGGAGGATCAATCAAGCACTTGATAAAGGAGACACCAAATGGGGCAGTATTATGATATCTTTCTCATTATTATTTTTGTCTTAACTCTATATTACATGGCATTATGATCATTAGTCAACATGGCAAAGATGTGTTTATTTTTCTTATTATATAGGTGGTAAAGCTACTATCTCAATCTGCATATTAGAGGAGTGGCGTTGGTTGGTATAGGGACTAAAAAGAAGAACTTATTATACAATATGGCAGGTCCTTCCCAGTGATAAACGAACATCCAAATCAATCTCATTGAAATATGCTTGCAAAACGATTTTATATTGTTGGGACGGAGGGAGAAATTTTTAACTCATAAGTTGCAATAGCATTACTGACAAGATTCCTGTAAAAGAAGAGATGAAGGCAACTAACAAATCTGTCGTTGCAGGCATGGGATCTGTGGAAAAAAAAACGATGGCAATACACCACTGCCGTCGCAACAGTCGTCTGCGGCCTATGTCAAACACAAACACAAGCACTACGATCAGTAATCATGGAGACAAATCACCAAACAAAACCAACAAACCGCAGAGCCAGCAGCGAGTTTACAGCCCAAGGCGGAAGCCGAGGCAGCGCAGGTAGGCGCAGTAGGACGCGCGCAACCTTGCCTCCAAAGCGGAGTCGATGCCGTCCTTCCACGAAGGTGACCTTCGCTCGATCTCCTCTCGCGACAGCAACGCCCTGGCGTCACCATCCTCGGGATGTCTCGTCGGCAACAGGCGTGGCACGGCCGCGACCGGCGGATCACACCGGGGCTCTGGCGCGCGGCGAGCCCGCTTCGGCGGAGGTGGGCCCGGGGCCCGCTGAGAGGGGGGCGGAAAGATAGGTTCCTGGAGGTGGGAGAGAGCGAGCGGATCGTGGCGGGGGTGGTAGGGGGCAGTGTTGGCATGGGGACATGGCTGGGGGTACGATTGGGAATGGGCGTGGTACGCGTCGTCATGGTcacggccgcggcggcgggggcggtggGGAGGAGGGGGGTCGTGGCTATAGGGCTGAGGTCGGTGCCTGACCAGGTCGGGGTGGAAAGGCTGAGAGAAGGAcattgcggcggcggcggcggcggcggcgacggtgcgGGTGGGAATCGGATCAGGTCAGGGAACCCAAGAAGGATGAGGACTTGCGTTCTATCAGGCTAGCCATGGACCGTAGGATGAGAAGTATGATGGCTACAGATCTTGCAGTTGTATACAGCCccacggcgggcaaatttgacaattttgatcTACGGACAAAATTAAATCATAGAATGAACTGCCCGTAAAagtatttcacgcggctgacctccGACACGCAGGCGCCACAtcctacggtgcagcgcctagctctggggcgttgcacctctgtccaccgtggcagcccctgggcccgcacccagcagtgcagcgcctccgagctaggcgccacacatgtaatgtgcagcgcctagcccttaggcgctgcactgtgacttagatgcagccgccgcggccctctcctcccccacccACCCCATTGCACCAGTTACAGAAGAAGCCGCGGCGGCggccctctcctctccccctctcaatcccctctcTCAAATCCTTCAGATTTGATGATTTGGTCCGTGGATTCCTTCACCAATCCATCCTAAAAGGTACTCTCCTCTgatccccttctttctatccatagAATGTATGCTATTTTGAAGATTTTGGGGAacccttgtttgatttgattagaTTAGAATGTTGCATGTATTAGATACCTATTTTTGCAACCCTAGTTTAGTTGATTTTATTGAAAAGATATAGTTTGGATACATAGGTTGACATGTTATTTCTATAAAAAAGATATTTGTATTTAATCTTGCATGAAGTAGGCCTTTAGTTTATTTGTATTGAAATTATATTC
The Aegilops tauschii subsp. strangulata cultivar AL8/78 chromosome 3, Aet v6.0, whole genome shotgun sequence genome window above contains:
- the LOC109739025 gene encoding cyclin-T1-4 isoform X3, whose translation is MSFSQPFHPDLVRHRPQPYSHDPPPPHRPRRRGRDHDDAYHAHSQSYPQPCPHANTAPYHPRHDPLALSHLQEPIFPPPSQRAPGPPPPKRARRAPEPRCDPPVAAVPRLLPTRHPEDGDARALLSREEIERRSPSWKDGIDSALEARLRASYCAYLRCLGFRLGLPQTTVATAVVYCHRFFFHRSHACNDRFLVATAALFLASKTEETTCLLNTILRASCEVSENQEFNLLPYMSRGQNWFELYRESVIQAEQMILTTLDFELEVAHPYTSLSSALSRLGLSHSVLFNVALSLINEGQLGSKDDIHN
- the LOC109739025 gene encoding cyclin-T1-5 isoform X2 encodes the protein MSFSQPFHPDLVRHRPQPYSHDPPPPHRPRRRGRDHDDAYHAHSQSYPQPCPHANTAPYHPRHDPLALSHLQEPIFPPPSQRAPGPPPPKRARRAPEPRCDPPVAAVPRLLPTRHPEDGDARALLSREEIERRSPSWKDGIDSALEARPQTTVATAVVYCHRFFFHRSHACNDRFLVATAALFLASKTEETTCLLNTILRASCEVSENQEFNLLPYMSRGQNWFELYRESVIQAEQMILTTLDFELEVAHPYTSLSSALSRLGLSHSVLFNVALSLINEGLRSSLWLQFKPHHIAAGAAFLAGKFLRYDITFHQNFWHEFKTTPHIVQDVVQQLKELL
- the LOC109739025 gene encoding cyclin-T1-5 isoform X1: MSFSQPFHPDLVRHRPQPYSHDPPPPHRPRRRGRDHDDAYHAHSQSYPQPCPHANTAPYHPRHDPLALSHLQEPIFPPPSQRAPGPPPPKRARRAPEPRCDPPVAAVPRLLPTRHPEDGDARALLSREEIERRSPSWKDGIDSALEARLRASYCAYLRCLGFRLGLPQTTVATAVVYCHRFFFHRSHACNDRFLVATAALFLASKTEETTCLLNTILRASCEVSENQEFNLLPYMSRGQNWFELYRESVIQAEQMILTTLDFELEVAHPYTSLSSALSRLGLSHSVLFNVALSLINEGLRSSLWLQFKPHHIAAGAAFLAGKFLRYDITFHQNFWHEFKTTPHIVQDVVQQLKELL